A region from the Pseudomonas promysalinigenes genome encodes:
- a CDS encoding transporter substrate-binding domain-containing protein yields MKRALGHLALVITLACCPLLTLAEGESRHLLARATSAAPPLQLDAADRQWLQERGELLLGSSRPDYPPFEINVSLNDYEGLSADYAGLIAEQLGVSVRVTRYASRHEAIAALREGKIDLLGSSNEFEAADAKLGLSLPYADDLPVIVTRHEAPMMHDKDLAGLRLAMVDHYLPAQKVRQLYPKAQLSLYRSTLAGLAAVELGEADAYLGDAISTDYLIGKSYQGLVKIDHFPQVPPGTFAFAFANENLRLRRLVDSAMARITESERLNILHRWSSGNTSLLLERRISALTEEELAWIAGHPTVSVLVDTALAPLTFNDAGQKVNGITVDLLKQISLRTGLQFQFHERSTVQQMVEEVATGKAQMIGALGYGAERATQLRYTRPYLVSPRVLVTRNSSPAKPPANNLDGRRIALLHGSHLRSEVMQRFPKAKLVMVDNSLSLMEAVAKGDADVAYSSNINASYYISHVFKDQLRIAGVVSDEPAVAAFAVAPDQPQLQAILDKALLSIPPEELDQLINRWRTGTLVSDSPWRNYRTLALQVLVLSALLLAGVVFWNSYLRKLINQRTEAQRALQTQLAFSSGLLEQLRQAKDAAEQASRTKSAFVATMSHEIRTPMNAVIGLLELALEDNRSGHCDPQILKTAHDSAVGLLALIGDILDISRIETGHMTLQPVATDLADLVRSTVRVFEGNARMKGLHLQSELPAAPLWVLADPLRIKQILSNLLSNAIKFTDRGDVLARLTFSVPTDGDTAQVALMVSDTGIGIAAQDQARLFNTFTQASGPRASQGAGLGLVISRTLAELMGGSLQLQSVESVGTRVEVQLPLALIAPPVPTEQDQATEQYQGGPLNVLVVDDYPANLMLLEKQLNSLGHQVTLAENGETGLALWQAHTFDLVITDCSMPVMDGHEFTRKVRQLEQVSGQPACSILGVTANAQAEERQRCLDSGMDDCLFKPIGLQTLKARLAHLRPGEAGVPAPTSGFNLDELRHLTQGDQQLTKRLLEQLTHSAQQDLAALQALACDGEGEGDGHALRALAHRIKGGAKMLRVRGVVMACEAIEQAHNHGLPTQALGRQLELSLESLLKELRETLSAIAASS; encoded by the coding sequence CGCACCTCCCCTACAGCTCGATGCAGCCGACCGCCAGTGGTTGCAGGAGCGCGGCGAGCTGTTGCTGGGGAGTTCACGGCCGGATTACCCGCCCTTCGAAATCAATGTCAGCCTGAATGACTATGAAGGCTTGAGCGCAGACTACGCCGGGCTGATCGCCGAACAACTCGGCGTATCCGTGCGGGTCACGCGCTACGCCAGCCGCCACGAAGCTATCGCCGCGTTACGCGAAGGTAAGATTGATCTGCTTGGTAGTTCCAACGAGTTCGAGGCGGCAGATGCAAAGCTTGGGCTCAGCCTGCCCTATGCCGATGATCTGCCGGTAATCGTAACGCGCCATGAAGCGCCCATGATGCACGACAAGGACCTGGCAGGCCTGCGCTTGGCGATGGTCGATCACTACCTTCCGGCGCAGAAGGTTCGCCAGTTGTATCCAAAAGCGCAGTTGAGCCTCTACCGCTCGACCCTGGCCGGCCTGGCAGCAGTCGAACTCGGTGAGGCAGACGCCTACCTGGGCGATGCCATCAGTACCGACTACCTGATTGGCAAGAGTTACCAGGGCCTGGTGAAGATCGATCACTTTCCCCAGGTACCGCCGGGTACCTTCGCCTTCGCGTTCGCTAACGAAAACCTGCGTTTGCGCCGATTGGTCGACAGCGCCATGGCCAGGATCACCGAGAGCGAACGACTGAACATTCTGCACCGCTGGAGCAGCGGCAACACCAGCTTATTGCTGGAGCGTCGCATTTCAGCACTGACGGAAGAAGAACTGGCCTGGATAGCGGGTCATCCGACCGTTAGTGTACTGGTCGACACCGCCCTTGCCCCTTTGACCTTCAACGATGCTGGGCAAAAGGTAAACGGCATTACCGTCGACCTACTCAAGCAGATCTCATTGCGAACCGGCTTGCAGTTCCAATTCCATGAGCGCAGCACAGTGCAGCAAATGGTCGAAGAAGTGGCAACGGGCAAGGCGCAGATGATAGGCGCTTTGGGTTACGGCGCAGAGCGCGCGACACAGCTGCGCTACACCCGCCCCTACCTGGTGAGCCCTCGCGTACTGGTAACGCGCAATTCGTCGCCTGCTAAACCGCCGGCCAACAACCTCGACGGCAGGCGCATCGCTCTGTTGCATGGCTCGCATCTGCGCAGCGAGGTGATGCAGCGCTTTCCCAAAGCAAAATTGGTCATGGTCGATAATTCATTGAGCCTGATGGAAGCGGTGGCCAAAGGCGATGCAGATGTTGCCTACAGCAGTAATATCAACGCCTCGTACTACATCAGCCATGTCTTCAAGGACCAGTTGCGCATCGCTGGAGTGGTAAGCGACGAGCCCGCCGTCGCTGCCTTCGCCGTAGCCCCTGACCAACCGCAACTTCAGGCCATTCTCGACAAGGCGCTGTTGAGCATTCCGCCCGAGGAGCTGGATCAACTGATCAACCGCTGGCGAACCGGCACGCTGGTCAGCGATAGCCCGTGGCGCAACTACCGGACACTGGCGCTGCAGGTATTGGTGCTCTCCGCCCTGTTGCTGGCCGGTGTGGTGTTCTGGAACAGCTATCTGCGCAAACTGATCAACCAGCGTACCGAGGCGCAACGCGCTTTGCAGACTCAATTGGCCTTTAGCAGCGGCCTGCTGGAGCAACTACGCCAAGCCAAGGACGCCGCCGAACAGGCTAGCCGAACCAAAAGTGCATTCGTGGCCACCATGAGCCACGAAATTCGCACCCCCATGAATGCGGTAATCGGGCTGCTGGAACTTGCGCTGGAAGACAACCGCTCAGGGCACTGCGATCCCCAGATCCTCAAGACGGCCCATGACTCTGCCGTTGGCTTGCTCGCGCTGATCGGCGACATTCTGGACATTTCACGCATCGAAACCGGGCACATGACCCTGCAGCCAGTGGCAACCGATCTGGCCGACCTGGTGCGCAGCACCGTGCGGGTGTTCGAAGGCAATGCGCGAATGAAAGGCTTGCACTTGCAAAGCGAACTGCCAGCTGCGCCGCTGTGGGTGCTGGCGGACCCTTTACGGATAAAACAGATCCTCTCCAACCTGCTGAGCAATGCCATCAAGTTCACCGACCGTGGTGATGTACTGGCCCGTCTGACCTTCAGCGTGCCGACAGATGGCGACACCGCGCAGGTAGCGCTAATGGTGAGCGACACCGGCATCGGTATAGCTGCCCAGGATCAGGCGCGGTTGTTCAACACGTTCACTCAAGCTTCGGGGCCGCGGGCAAGCCAGGGGGCAGGCTTGGGCTTGGTGATCAGCCGCACCTTGGCCGAGCTGATGGGCGGCAGTTTGCAGCTGCAAAGCGTGGAAAGCGTGGGCACCCGTGTGGAGGTCCAGTTGCCGCTCGCGCTCATTGCACCACCTGTGCCAACCGAACAGGACCAGGCCACCGAGCAGTACCAAGGGGGGCCATTGAACGTGCTTGTGGTCGATGATTACCCGGCCAACCTGATGCTGTTGGAAAAGCAGCTCAATAGCCTCGGTCATCAGGTGACGCTCGCAGAAAACGGCGAAACAGGGCTGGCGTTGTGGCAAGCGCATACATTTGATCTGGTCATCACTGATTGCAGCATGCCGGTGATGGACGGCCATGAATTCACTCGAAAGGTACGCCAACTGGAGCAAGTAAGTGGGCAGCCTGCCTGCAGCATTCTCGGGGTGACCGCCAATGCCCAGGCCGAGGAGCGGCAGCGCTGCCTGGACAGCGGCATGGATGACTGCCTGTTCAAGCCCATCGGGCTGCAGACCCTGAAGGCTCGTTTGGCGCACCTGCGCCCTGGCGAAGCAGGCGTTCCAGCCCCGACAAGCGGCTTCAACCTCGACGAACTGCGCCATCTGACCCAAGGTGACCAGCAGCTGACCAAGCGCCTGCTCGAGCAACTGACCCACAGCGCCCAGCAAGACCTTGCAGCCCTTCAGGCGCTTGCTTGCGACGGCGAGGGCGAGGGCGAC